One Nyctibius grandis isolate bNycGra1 chromosome 17, bNycGra1.pri, whole genome shotgun sequence genomic window carries:
- the ENO1 gene encoding alpha-enolase isoform X1, with amino-acid sequence MSILKIHAREIFDSRGNPTVEVDLFTNKGMFRAAVPSGASTGIYEALELRDNDKTRYMGKGVSRAVKYVNEFLATALCTQNVNVVEQEKIDKLMLEMDGSENKSKFGANAILGVSLAVCKAGAAEKGVPLYRHIADLAGNAEVILPVPAFNVINGGSHAGNKLAMQEFMILPVGADSFKEAMRIGAEVYHNLKNVIKEKYGKDATNVGDEGGFAPNILENKEALELLKTAISKAGYSEKVVIGMDVAASEFYRDGKYDLDFKSPDDPSRYITPDQLADLYKGFVKNYPVVSIEDPFDQDDWAAWKKFTGSVGIQVVGDDLTVTNPKRIAKAVEEKSCNCLLLKVNQIGSVTESLQACKLAQSSGWGVMVSHRSGETEDTFIADLVVGLCTGQIKTGAPCRSERLAKYNQLLRIEEELGSKARFAGRNFRNPRVN; translated from the exons GTATGTTCAGAGCTGCTGTTCCCAGTGGTGCCTCAACTGGAATCTATGAAGCTCTGGAGCTTCGTGACAATGACAAGACACGCTACATGGGAAAAG GTGTATCCAGAGCTGTTAAATATGTTAACGAGTTCCTGGCGACAGCGTTGTGTACACAG AATGTCAACGTTGTGGAGCAAGAAAAGATTGACAAACTGATGCTGGAAATGGATGGATCTGAGAACAAAT cCAAATTTGGTGCCAATGCCATCTTGGGTGTATCTCTGGCTGTATGCAAAGCTGGTGCTGCTGAGAAGGGTGTCCCTTTGTACCGTCACATTGCTGACCTTGCTGGAAATGCAGAAGTCATTCTTCCAGTTCCT GCTTTCAATGTGATCAATGGTGGCTCCCATGCTGGCAATAAGCTGGCTATGCAGGAGTTCATGATCCTCCCTGTGGGTGCTGACAGTTTCAAGGAGGCAATGCGCATTGGTGCAGAGGTCTATCACAATCTAAAGAATGTAATCAAGGAGAAGTATGGCAAGGATGCAACCAACGTGGGTGATGAGGGTGGCTTTGCCCCCAACATCCTGGAAAATAAAGAAG CTCTGGAGTTGCTGAAGACTGCTATCAGCAAGGCTGGCTACTCTGAGAAGGTTGTCATTGGCATGGATGTGGCTGCCTCCGAGTTTTACCGTGACGGAAAGTATGACCTGGACTTCAAATCCCCTGATGATCCCAGCAGATACATTACTCCTGATCAGCTGGCTGACCTGTACAAGGGCTTTGTCAAGAACTACCCCG TGGTGTCCATTGAAGACCCATTTGACCAGGATGACTGGGCTGCCTGGAAGAAGTTTACTGGCAGTGTTGGCATCCAGGTGGTTGGTGATGATCTGACTGTGACCAACCCAAAGCGTATTGCCAAGGCTGTGGAGGAGAAATCCTGCAACTGCCTCCTCCTTAAGGTCAACCAGATTGGCTCCGTGACAGAGTCCCTGCAAGC CTGCAAGCTCGCCCAGTCCAGTGGCTGGGGTGTGATGGTGAGTCATCGCTCTGGAGAAACAGAAGATACCTTCATTGCTGATCTGGTGGTTGGTCTCTGCACTGGTCAG atCAAAACTGGTGCCCCTTGCCGATCTGAGCGTCTAGCCAAGTACAACCAGCTGCTGAG AATTGAAGAGGAGCTTGGCAGCAAGGCCCGTTTCGCTGGAAGGAACTTCAGGAACCCTCGTGTCAACTAA
- the ENO1 gene encoding alpha-enolase isoform X2 → MSILKIHAREIFDSRGNPTVEVDLFTNKGMFRAAVPSGASTGIYEALELRDNDKTRYMGKGVSKAVEHVNKTIAPALISKNVNVVEQEKIDKLMLEMDGSENKSKFGANAILGVSLAVCKAGAAEKGVPLYRHIADLAGNAEVILPVPAFNVINGGSHAGNKLAMQEFMILPVGADSFKEAMRIGAEVYHNLKNVIKEKYGKDATNVGDEGGFAPNILENKEALELLKTAISKAGYSEKVVIGMDVAASEFYRDGKYDLDFKSPDDPSRYITPDQLADLYKGFVKNYPVVSIEDPFDQDDWAAWKKFTGSVGIQVVGDDLTVTNPKRIAKAVEEKSCNCLLLKVNQIGSVTESLQACKLAQSSGWGVMVSHRSGETEDTFIADLVVGLCTGQIKTGAPCRSERLAKYNQLLRIEEELGSKARFAGRNFRNPRVN, encoded by the exons GTATGTTCAGAGCTGCTGTTCCCAGTGGTGCCTCAACTGGAATCTATGAAGCTCTGGAGCTTCGTGACAATGACAAGACACGCTACATGGGAAAAG GTGTCTCAAAAGCTGTTGAGCACGTCAATAAAACAATTGCACCTGCACTGATTAGCAAG AATGTCAACGTTGTGGAGCAAGAAAAGATTGACAAACTGATGCTGGAAATGGATGGATCTGAGAACAAAT cCAAATTTGGTGCCAATGCCATCTTGGGTGTATCTCTGGCTGTATGCAAAGCTGGTGCTGCTGAGAAGGGTGTCCCTTTGTACCGTCACATTGCTGACCTTGCTGGAAATGCAGAAGTCATTCTTCCAGTTCCT GCTTTCAATGTGATCAATGGTGGCTCCCATGCTGGCAATAAGCTGGCTATGCAGGAGTTCATGATCCTCCCTGTGGGTGCTGACAGTTTCAAGGAGGCAATGCGCATTGGTGCAGAGGTCTATCACAATCTAAAGAATGTAATCAAGGAGAAGTATGGCAAGGATGCAACCAACGTGGGTGATGAGGGTGGCTTTGCCCCCAACATCCTGGAAAATAAAGAAG CTCTGGAGTTGCTGAAGACTGCTATCAGCAAGGCTGGCTACTCTGAGAAGGTTGTCATTGGCATGGATGTGGCTGCCTCCGAGTTTTACCGTGACGGAAAGTATGACCTGGACTTCAAATCCCCTGATGATCCCAGCAGATACATTACTCCTGATCAGCTGGCTGACCTGTACAAGGGCTTTGTCAAGAACTACCCCG TGGTGTCCATTGAAGACCCATTTGACCAGGATGACTGGGCTGCCTGGAAGAAGTTTACTGGCAGTGTTGGCATCCAGGTGGTTGGTGATGATCTGACTGTGACCAACCCAAAGCGTATTGCCAAGGCTGTGGAGGAGAAATCCTGCAACTGCCTCCTCCTTAAGGTCAACCAGATTGGCTCCGTGACAGAGTCCCTGCAAGC CTGCAAGCTCGCCCAGTCCAGTGGCTGGGGTGTGATGGTGAGTCATCGCTCTGGAGAAACAGAAGATACCTTCATTGCTGATCTGGTGGTTGGTCTCTGCACTGGTCAG atCAAAACTGGTGCCCCTTGCCGATCTGAGCGTCTAGCCAAGTACAACCAGCTGCTGAG AATTGAAGAGGAGCTTGGCAGCAAGGCCCGTTTCGCTGGAAGGAACTTCAGGAACCCTCGTGTCAACTAA